In one Candidatus Pelagibacter sp. HTCC7211 genomic region, the following are encoded:
- a CDS encoding 3-deoxy-D-manno-octulosonic acid transferase, whose translation MAVIISPLIFIYRILKGKEDPQRFKEKICIYSRKRTKNKVWIHAASIGELMSVVPIIKKLEKNKKIKSIIVTTTTTSSAKIFKKLRFKKTFHVYFPLDNNFLTKRFINYWQPETAIFVDSEIWPNMYKNLKIKKIPIIILNARIVKKTLDRWQIFPGFAKEVFDKITLALPSNLETLKYLKQLQVKNIRVAGNLKYYGEKNVEGINDKHLKNKFNNSKIWCAASTHKNEEIFLGKLHKNLKKNYKQLITIIIPRHINRVSQIIDDMNKLGLKTITNSSNLKIKDDTDIFLVDSYGVSSKFYNLTNITFVGGSLIAHGGQNPLEPARFGNFIINGPNVNNFKEIYSFLMKRKMSLTTSSSLKMEKIILKKLNHKKNNQNIKKIIKIGQQILDKNLLYINKYII comes from the coding sequence TTGGCTGTAATAATCTCGCCTCTTATTTTTATTTATAGAATATTAAAAGGAAAAGAGGATCCCCAAAGGTTTAAAGAGAAAATTTGTATTTATTCTCGAAAAAGAACTAAAAATAAAGTTTGGATACATGCTGCAAGTATTGGTGAACTTATGAGTGTGGTTCCAATAATTAAAAAATTGGAAAAAAATAAAAAAATTAAAAGTATTATTGTTACAACGACAACAACTAGTTCTGCAAAAATATTTAAAAAATTAAGATTTAAAAAAACTTTTCATGTTTATTTTCCTTTAGATAATAATTTTTTAACAAAAAGATTTATAAATTATTGGCAACCAGAAACAGCAATCTTTGTAGATTCTGAAATATGGCCAAACATGTATAAAAATTTAAAGATAAAAAAAATTCCAATTATTATTTTAAATGCAAGAATAGTTAAAAAAACTCTTGATAGGTGGCAAATTTTTCCTGGTTTTGCTAAAGAAGTATTTGATAAAATTACTTTAGCTCTACCTTCAAATCTAGAAACTTTAAAATATCTAAAACAACTTCAGGTTAAAAATATTAGGGTTGCGGGCAACCTTAAATATTATGGAGAAAAAAATGTAGAGGGGATAAATGACAAACATTTGAAAAATAAATTTAATAACTCAAAGATCTGGTGTGCAGCTAGTACACATAAAAATGAAGAAATTTTTTTAGGAAAACTACATAAAAATCTTAAAAAAAATTATAAACAACTTATTACTATTATTATACCAAGACATATAAATAGAGTGTCTCAGATAATTGATGACATGAATAAACTTGGTTTAAAAACTATAACCAACTCCTCAAATCTTAAGATAAAAGATGATACTGATATATTTCTAGTAGATAGTTATGGAGTTTCGTCTAAATTTTATAATCTCACCAATATAACTTTTGTAGGCGGCTCCCTGATTGCTCATGGAGGTCAGAACCCTTTAGAGCCAGCCAGATTTGGTAATTTTATAATTAATGGTCCAAATGTGAATAATTTTAAGGAAATATACTCATTTTTAATGAAGCGCAAAATGTCGTTAACTACCTCAAGTAGTTTAAAGATGGAAAAAATTATTTTAAAAAAGTTGAACCATAAAAAAAATAACCAAAATATTAAAAAAATAATTAAAATTGGTCAGCAAATTCTAGACAAAAATCTGCTTTATATTAACAAGTATATAATATGA
- a CDS encoding lysophospholipid acyltransferase family protein has translation MRKIVYFIEYILIKILFFIFKLIGYKFSSNLGFKIGIIFGPLFKSKKSIINNLEKANIQKQENLKKIASNVLGNYGRIFAEYIHLQNFRNDKLRKYISIEGIEHLNYLKKFKKKAIFVSGHFNNFELMAMQIEKAGIELATIYRPLNNVFLNRTMERIRTENICKNQIKKGRAGSREIIKNVKNGKSIAIMIDQRVREGEKVNFFNHLATTTTIPAQLIKKYNCELVPVYIERIRNNYFKMFISKPIKINNKKSIIEITKFLNDLLERMILKNIDQWIWTHNRWKD, from the coding sequence ATGAGAAAAATAGTCTACTTTATTGAATATATTTTAATCAAGATTTTATTTTTTATTTTTAAGTTAATTGGTTATAAATTTTCATCAAATTTAGGATTTAAAATTGGTATAATTTTCGGTCCTTTATTTAAATCTAAAAAATCAATTATTAATAATTTAGAAAAAGCAAATATTCAAAAGCAAGAAAATCTCAAAAAAATAGCATCTAATGTTTTGGGAAATTATGGAAGAATTTTTGCAGAATATATTCACCTACAAAATTTTAGAAATGATAAACTTAGAAAATACATTTCAATTGAAGGTATTGAGCATTTAAATTATTTAAAAAAATTTAAAAAAAAAGCTATTTTTGTTTCAGGTCATTTTAACAATTTTGAACTTATGGCTATGCAAATTGAAAAAGCAGGAATTGAATTAGCTACTATTTATAGACCACTTAATAATGTTTTTTTGAATAGAACAATGGAAAGAATTAGAACCGAAAATATTTGTAAAAATCAAATAAAAAAAGGTAGAGCTGGCAGTAGAGAAATAATTAAAAATGTAAAAAATGGAAAATCAATTGCAATAATGATTGATCAGAGAGTTAGAGAAGGTGAAAAAGTAAATTTTTTTAATCATTTAGCAACCACTACTACGATTCCAGCTCAACTTATTAAAAAATATAATTGTGAGCTTGTCCCAGTTTATATTGAAAGAATAAGAAATAATTATTTTAAAATGTTTATTTCAAAACCAATTAAAATTAATAATAAAAAATCAATTATAGAAATAACTAAATTTCTTAATGATTTATTGGAAAGAATGATTTTGAAAAACATAGATCAGTGGATTTGGACGCACAATAGATGGAAAGATTAA
- the coxB gene encoding cytochrome c oxidase subunit II: MKKILFIILSYFVASSAIANQPKDWQLGFQEAASSSMREIVNFHDKLLLPIIIAISVFVLFLMVYACIRFRASRNPNPSTTTHNVAVEVLWTLIPCLILIVMAVPSFKILYKQDTIPKADVTVKAIGYQWYWGYEYPDENIIFDSYMIETKDLKKDQPRLLAVDNEVVVPVNKVVKVLITANDVLHAWALPSFGVKRDAVPGRINETWFKAEKVGTYYGQCSELCGIKHAFMPITVRVVSDEEYQEWLTGAKIKFAKEIIGEDQFKKLASK, encoded by the coding sequence ATGAAAAAAATTTTATTTATAATTCTATCATATTTTGTTGCATCAAGTGCAATAGCCAACCAGCCTAAAGACTGGCAACTAGGCTTTCAAGAAGCAGCATCTTCGTCTATGAGAGAGATAGTAAACTTTCACGATAAATTGTTATTACCTATAATTATAGCAATCAGTGTATTTGTATTATTTTTAATGGTTTATGCATGCATAAGGTTTAGAGCCTCAAGAAATCCCAATCCATCTACTACAACACATAATGTTGCTGTAGAAGTTTTATGGACATTAATTCCATGTTTAATTTTAATTGTTATGGCTGTTCCATCTTTTAAAATTTTATATAAACAAGATACAATTCCAAAAGCAGACGTTACGGTTAAGGCAATAGGCTACCAATGGTACTGGGGTTATGAATATCCAGATGAAAATATTATTTTTGACTCTTACATGATTGAAACAAAAGATCTTAAAAAAGATCAACCAAGACTACTTGCTGTAGACAATGAAGTTGTTGTTCCAGTTAATAAGGTAGTAAAAGTTTTAATTACAGCAAACGATGTATTACATGCTTGGGCACTCCCTTCGTTTGGTGTTAAAAGAGATGCTGTGCCTGGAAGAATAAATGAAACTTGGTTTAAAGCTGAGAAAGTTGGAACATATTATGGTCAATGTTCAGAGCTATGTGGAATTAAACATGCATTTATGCCTATTACTGTAAGAGTAGTTTCTGACGAAGAATATCAAGAATGGTTAACAGGCGCTAAAATAAAATTTGCAAAAGAAATTATAGGAGAAGATCAATTTAAAAAACTAGCGAGTAAATAA
- a CDS encoding ABC transporter ATP-binding protein, producing the protein MSKIKILKRLFKNYTSKFIDKILLAGFFSIIVAASTSATAWLLDPAIEKIFLNKDQTLIILIPIAIIIAFSAKGTSLYFAKLLMINVSEEVKKMMQTDMLRSFIKADTEIIENKHSGKYISNLNFDVNQITILLADALLSLFKDSLTLIGLLIVMFFQNWKLSLIAIFMIPLASITAKILAKRMGKVTTQAQEKSGDLNRYLIDLFKNHKIIKIFQRENFEEKRSEKFVNDLKEKSAKIHAVYIRSAPVMEILTGIMIAILIFYSGKLIINDELGINNFFSFLAAMMLAYQPVKTLTKVNVGIGQGLAAAERILPIIDNQNEISINEEGEKINITEGNIILDKINFAYKSNPENKVLQDMSLKFTGGKMTALVGHSGSGKSTLLNMIPRIYLPTSGNIYFDNQDISKVNLVSLRNQISIVDQNTTLFDDTVFNNIKYARPNADKEDIIAAAKLSMSDDFINNLENGYETMIGENGVKLSGGEKQRLSIARAFLKNSRIILLDEATSSLDSETEEKIQKALDKLTTNKTTIVIAHRLSTILNSDNIYVVDNGKIVDSGKHDDLLNNSKIYKNFYQRQLKQN; encoded by the coding sequence ATGTCAAAAATTAAAATTTTAAAAAGACTTTTTAAAAACTACACTAGTAAATTTATTGATAAAATTTTACTAGCTGGTTTTTTTTCAATAATAGTAGCCGCAAGTACTTCAGCTACAGCATGGCTTTTAGATCCTGCAATAGAGAAGATATTTCTTAATAAAGATCAAACCTTAATTATATTAATTCCGATAGCAATCATAATTGCGTTTAGTGCAAAAGGTACGTCCCTTTATTTTGCGAAATTATTAATGATCAATGTATCTGAAGAAGTTAAAAAAATGATGCAGACTGATATGTTAAGATCCTTTATTAAAGCTGATACAGAAATTATTGAAAACAAGCATTCAGGAAAATATATTTCAAATTTAAATTTTGACGTAAATCAGATAACAATATTATTAGCTGATGCGCTTTTAAGTCTTTTTAAAGATAGCCTAACTTTAATAGGTCTGCTTATTGTAATGTTTTTTCAAAATTGGAAATTATCTTTAATAGCAATTTTTATGATACCTCTTGCATCAATTACTGCAAAAATTCTTGCTAAAAGAATGGGTAAAGTCACCACTCAAGCTCAAGAGAAATCAGGAGATTTAAACAGATATCTAATCGATTTGTTTAAAAATCATAAAATTATAAAAATTTTTCAAAGAGAAAATTTTGAGGAAAAAAGATCTGAAAAATTTGTGAACGACCTCAAAGAAAAATCTGCAAAAATACATGCTGTATACATTAGATCTGCTCCAGTTATGGAAATATTAACAGGTATAATGATTGCTATACTCATATTTTATTCTGGTAAATTGATAATTAATGATGAATTGGGAATAAATAATTTTTTTTCTTTTTTAGCAGCTATGATGTTGGCATATCAACCTGTCAAAACACTTACAAAAGTTAATGTTGGTATTGGACAGGGTTTGGCAGCAGCTGAAAGAATTCTCCCAATAATAGATAATCAAAATGAAATTTCTATAAATGAAGAAGGTGAAAAAATTAATATTACAGAAGGTAATATTATTTTAGATAAAATTAATTTTGCTTATAAGTCTAATCCTGAGAACAAAGTTCTACAAGATATGTCTCTTAAATTCACTGGTGGAAAAATGACTGCTTTGGTTGGTCATAGTGGATCTGGAAAATCAACATTATTAAATATGATACCTAGAATTTATTTACCAACTAGTGGAAATATATATTTTGACAATCAGGATATATCTAAAGTGAATTTAGTGTCTCTTAGAAATCAAATTTCAATAGTAGATCAAAATACAACATTATTTGATGATACTGTTTTTAATAATATAAAATATGCAAGACCAAATGCTGATAAAGAAGATATTATAGCAGCTGCAAAATTATCTATGAGTGATGATTTTATAAATAATTTAGAAAATGGCTATGAAACTATGATTGGTGAAAATGGAGTAAAACTTTCTGGAGGAGAAAAACAAAGATTATCAATAGCAAGAGCTTTTTTAAAAAATAGTAGAATAATATTGTTAGATGAGGCTACCTCATCATTGGATTCTGAAACAGAAGAAAAAATTCAAAAAGCATTAGATAAACTAACCACAAATAAAACAACAATAGTTATTGCCCATAGACTTTCAACAATACTTAACTCGGATAATATTTATGTTGTTGATAATGGTAAAATTGTTGACTCTGGAAAGCACGATGATCTATTGAATAATTCTAAAATTTATAAAAATTTTTATCAAAGACAATTAAAACAAAATTGA
- a CDS encoding pirin family protein codes for MKHIEVSKIINPIPASDGAGVKLKRSIGVEPNYFDPFLMLDEFGSENSEDYIAGFPPHPHRGIETVTYMLAGDFEHKDSTGGEGRMTAGDVQWMKTGSGIIHSEMPAMKEGKLHGFQLWVNMPAKLKMSKPEYIYIDADKMSVHKDGDKQVKVIAGKFENAEGPVKGHNVEPVYFDVELNKDKEFNFKLPSTHNSFIYLINGELEIGKNKHNNVKDSTLILLTRGEDLTVKAKSDAKFLVISGKPINEEIARGGPFVMNTKAEILQAVQDYHNDTFVK; via the coding sequence ATGAAGCATATAGAGGTAAGTAAAATAATTAACCCAATTCCAGCATCAGATGGTGCTGGTGTAAAATTAAAAAGAAGTATTGGTGTTGAACCAAACTACTTTGATCCATTTTTAATGTTAGATGAGTTTGGATCAGAAAATAGCGAAGACTACATTGCTGGTTTTCCACCCCACCCTCATAGAGGTATTGAGACTGTAACTTACATGCTTGCAGGAGATTTTGAACATAAAGACAGTACTGGTGGTGAAGGAAGAATGACTGCTGGAGATGTTCAATGGATGAAGACAGGTAGTGGAATAATTCATTCTGAAATGCCAGCGATGAAAGAAGGTAAACTTCATGGTTTTCAATTATGGGTAAATATGCCCGCTAAATTGAAGATGAGTAAGCCTGAATATATTTATATTGATGCAGATAAAATGAGTGTTCATAAAGATGGGGACAAACAAGTTAAAGTAATAGCTGGTAAATTTGAAAATGCCGAGGGCCCTGTCAAAGGTCATAACGTTGAGCCAGTTTATTTTGATGTTGAATTAAATAAAGATAAAGAGTTTAATTTTAAATTACCATCTACTCATAATAGTTTTATTTATTTAATTAATGGTGAATTAGAAATTGGTAAAAATAAACACAACAATGTTAAAGATAGTACTTTAATACTATTAACAAGGGGTGAAGATTTAACTGTAAAAGCTAAATCAGATGCTAAGTTCTTGGTGATTTCTGGAAAGCCAATAAATGAAGAAATTGCAAGAGGTGGACCTTTTGTAATGAATACTAAAGCTGAAATCTTGCAAGCAGTGCAAGATTATCATAATGATACATTTGTAAAATAA
- the ubiA gene encoding 4-hydroxybenzoate octaprenyltransferase, translating into MNQINLFIELTRLKRPIGFMLLFWPCLWGLTLVYNFQSNLFNYFFYSILFLSGSILMRSAGCIVNDIADKNFDKKVERTKKRPIASGKVSVKLASIYALILCGIAFLVLINFNKLTILMALISMPLAFTYPLMKRITYWPQLFLGITFNYGLVLAWISIANEISIIPIIFYLGAIFWTLGYDTIYGFQDIKDDEIIGVKSTSIKFKNDPKKFLFISYCIFIISLFLIGVLMSFKYYYFIFMIFPILHLLIFQIKRLNTNSPSDCLNKFKSNNFLGMIIFINILIGKLL; encoded by the coding sequence ATGAACCAAATAAACCTATTTATAGAACTAACAAGGTTGAAAAGGCCTATTGGTTTTATGCTTTTGTTTTGGCCTTGTCTTTGGGGATTAACGTTAGTTTATAATTTTCAATCAAATTTATTCAATTACTTTTTTTATTCTATACTTTTCTTATCAGGTTCTATTTTAATGCGATCTGCAGGATGTATTGTAAATGATATTGCTGATAAAAATTTTGATAAAAAAGTTGAGAGAACTAAAAAAAGACCAATTGCTTCTGGAAAAGTTTCAGTAAAACTTGCTTCTATATACGCTTTAATTTTATGTGGAATTGCTTTTTTAGTACTAATAAATTTTAACAAACTTACAATATTGATGGCTTTAATTTCAATGCCACTAGCGTTTACGTATCCATTGATGAAGAGAATTACCTATTGGCCTCAATTATTTCTTGGAATTACCTTTAACTATGGTTTAGTGCTTGCTTGGATCTCAATAGCTAATGAAATTTCAATTATTCCAATCATTTTCTATTTAGGAGCCATATTTTGGACACTAGGCTACGACACAATTTATGGATTTCAAGATATTAAAGATGATGAAATAATAGGTGTAAAGTCAACTTCAATAAAATTTAAAAATGATCCAAAAAAATTTCTATTTATTTCATATTGTATATTTATCATATCGCTATTTTTGATTGGAGTATTAATGAGTTTTAAATACTATTATTTTATATTTATGATTTTTCCAATTCTTCATTTGTTGATATTTCAAATAAAAAGATTAAATACTAATTCACCCTCTGATTGCCTAAATAAATTTAAAAGTAATAATTTTTTAGGAATGATAATATTTATAAACATTCTTATTGGAAAATTATTATAA
- a CDS encoding DUF2721 domain-containing protein — MNIDYTVTALMFPAIPLLMGVYSNRFHTLSGLIRKIHDAHVFEKHTPPEWKAQFINLNKRISLLKFTILFAAFGFLFNMLTVFGLYLNEIFIARLIFGSCCLSMIISIIFFIIEIQISTRALQLHMSDMDIDQEIM; from the coding sequence ATGAATATAGATTACACAGTCACAGCACTAATGTTTCCAGCGATTCCTTTATTGATGGGTGTTTATAGTAATAGATTTCATACTTTAAGTGGCCTAATTAGAAAAATTCACGATGCACATGTATTTGAAAAACACACACCACCTGAATGGAAAGCACAATTTATAAATTTGAATAAAAGAATTAGCCTTTTAAAATTTACAATATTATTTGCTGCTTTTGGATTTCTCTTTAATATGCTGACAGTATTTGGTCTTTATTTGAATGAAATATTTATAGCTAGATTAATTTTTGGATCTTGTTGTTTATCAATGATTATTTCAATTATTTTTTTTATAATAGAAATTCAAATTTCTACCCGAGCTTTACAACTTCATATGTCCGATATGGATATTGATCAAGAAATAATGTAG
- a CDS encoding RsmE family RNA methyltransferase, producing the protein MSNIRLFFPKSLSINLKDKLDKSQSHYVSKVMRIKENEVFSLFNSSGEWEAKIISISKSSVEFNITKQLRQKENLKELWLAFSPIKSNYFNFMIQKATELGVTKFLPIIFDRTIVRKINKERLEKVIIEAAEQSNRITVPIIEEPQKLKNFLSNDMDLIFTDLNTSNTKIDLKKLTTKPTCVIIGPEGDFSEEEREKILKFNGVQSIKINENILRSETAVISALSIINYAIN; encoded by the coding sequence ATGAGTAACATTAGATTATTTTTTCCAAAAAGTTTATCAATTAATTTAAAGGACAAGCTTGATAAGTCACAATCTCATTATGTTTCAAAAGTTATGAGAATTAAAGAAAATGAAGTTTTTTCTTTATTTAATAGTAGTGGAGAATGGGAAGCAAAAATTATAAGTATTTCAAAAAGCTCAGTTGAATTCAATATTACAAAACAACTAAGACAAAAAGAAAATCTCAAAGAGCTATGGTTGGCTTTTTCACCCATCAAATCAAATTATTTTAATTTCATGATACAAAAAGCAACTGAGTTAGGTGTTACAAAATTTCTGCCTATTATTTTTGATAGAACGATTGTTAGAAAAATAAATAAAGAAAGATTGGAAAAAGTAATCATAGAAGCTGCTGAACAATCAAATAGAATTACGGTTCCAATAATTGAAGAACCTCAGAAATTAAAAAATTTTCTTAGTAATGATATGGATTTAATATTTACTGATCTCAATACCTCTAATACTAAAATTGATCTTAAAAAGTTAACCACAAAGCCTACTTGTGTGATTATAGGACCCGAGGGAGATTTTTCTGAGGAGGAGAGGGAAAAGATTCTTAAATTTAATGGTGTTCAGTCTATTAAAATCAATGAAAATATCTTGAGATCTGAAACGGCTGTAATTTCTGCACTATCGATCATAAATTACGCTATTAATTGA
- the lpxK gene encoding tetraacyldisaccharide 4'-kinase: MKFVKPLFWNSKNLISIILFPLSLITLIINELKELNSKKKFLIKTICVGNTYLGGTGKTSLAIEIQNLLKKKFKTVFIKKNYPDHLDEINLLKSKGEVIFKNSREESLHLASKNKFELAILDDGLQQKNIDYSVKIICFNADEGFGNEYLLPAGPLRESINQIKNYDIAFINGEKKNKDLNLKLKSINKNLQIFEGKYKPSNLKTFDLKKKYLMFCGIGNPHEFEKTLIKNKFLIKEKIIYADHYKIPNKILNQLKLKAKKKNLSLVTTEKDFFRLDKSQRKNIKFLKTTLKIKDINKFKKLLISKL; this comes from the coding sequence ATGAAGTTTGTAAAACCTTTATTTTGGAATTCTAAAAATTTAATCTCTATAATTCTTTTCCCACTCTCACTAATTACTTTAATAATTAATGAGTTAAAAGAATTGAATTCAAAGAAAAAATTTTTAATTAAAACAATATGTGTGGGTAACACATACTTAGGTGGTACAGGAAAAACATCTTTAGCTATTGAAATTCAAAATTTATTAAAAAAAAAATTTAAGACTGTATTTATAAAAAAAAATTATCCTGATCATTTAGATGAAATAAATTTATTAAAATCAAAAGGTGAGGTAATTTTTAAAAATAGTAGAGAGGAATCATTACATTTAGCATCAAAAAATAAATTTGAACTGGCAATTCTTGATGATGGATTACAACAAAAAAATATTGATTATAGTGTGAAAATTATTTGTTTTAATGCTGATGAGGGATTTGGAAATGAATATTTACTACCAGCAGGGCCATTAAGAGAAAGTATTAATCAGATAAAAAATTATGATATTGCTTTTATTAATGGGGAGAAAAAAAATAAAGATCTTAATTTAAAACTAAAATCTATAAATAAAAATCTTCAAATTTTTGAAGGCAAATATAAACCTTCAAATTTAAAAACTTTTGATTTAAAAAAAAAATATCTAATGTTTTGTGGGATTGGTAACCCTCATGAATTTGAAAAAACTCTTATTAAGAATAAATTTTTGATAAAAGAAAAAATAATTTACGCAGATCACTATAAAATACCTAATAAAATACTTAATCAATTAAAGTTAAAAGCTAAAAAAAAGAATCTTTCTTTAGTCACTACTGAAAAAGATTTTTTTCGGCTAGATAAATCACAAAGAAAAAATATTAAATTTTTAAAAACTACTTTAAAAATTAAAGATATTAATAAATTTAAAAAACTCTTAATATCTAAGTTATGA
- a CDS encoding haloacid dehalogenase type II, whose product MKNIKAIIFDAYGTLFDVNSAAEKCKDKIGDKWEGFANYWRTTQLEYTWLRSLMKRHKDFWQVTEDSLDKSMKAYKIDSSMRNELLDLYKILSPFEEVPKVLKLLKEKNFKLAILSNGTPALLNQLVKINNLDNLFDDLFSIEEVGIYKPDSKVYDMPINKYKIQKNEVAFLSANTWDVSGGGNYGYNSIWVNRNNNIFDNLDYKPQNEIENLKKLIDII is encoded by the coding sequence ATGAAAAATATTAAAGCAATAATTTTTGATGCATATGGCACTTTATTTGATGTCAACTCGGCTGCAGAAAAATGTAAAGATAAAATTGGTGATAAGTGGGAAGGTTTTGCAAATTATTGGAGAACCACTCAGCTAGAATATACTTGGCTTAGAAGTTTAATGAAAAGACATAAAGATTTTTGGCAAGTGACTGAAGATAGTTTGGATAAGTCTATGAAAGCTTACAAAATAGACTCTTCGATGAGAAATGAATTATTAGATCTTTATAAAATTTTATCACCTTTTGAAGAAGTACCTAAAGTTTTAAAATTACTTAAAGAAAAAAATTTTAAGCTTGCTATTCTTTCAAATGGTACACCTGCCCTTCTTAATCAATTAGTTAAAATTAATAATTTAGATAATTTATTTGATGATCTTTTTTCAATAGAAGAAGTTGGTATTTATAAACCAGACTCTAAGGTTTACGATATGCCAATTAACAAATATAAAATTCAAAAAAATGAAGTTGCTTTTTTAAGTGCAAATACTTGGGATGTATCTGGTGGTGGAAATTATGGGTATAATTCAATCTGGGTAAACAGAAATAATAATATTTTTGATAATCTTGATTATAAACCTCAAAATGAAATTGAAAATTTAAAAAAATTAATTGATATAATTTAA
- a CDS encoding quinone oxidoreductase family protein: MKTIQIQKFGGPEVLELTDVEIGKPGPKEVLIKNLSIAVNYIDVYHRTGLYPIPLPSGIGLEACGIIEEIGSEVDLFKVGDRVSHASMPIGAYSEKQIMPQEKLVIVPDGISNEIASCIVLKGITAEYLLHRSYAAKKGDKVLFHAAAGGVGQILCQWANAIGCTVIGTVGSKEKEAIAKKNGCHHVINYTDTNFVEEVEKIVGKNGIDVVYDGVGTKTFEGSIECLKIRGMMVAFGNASGYVHTLDIKKHINAKGLFFTRPSIAHYTVTRKELEDSAAKVFDAILSGKIKVEVFKKYSLSEVKKAHEDLEARLLTGPVVILP; encoded by the coding sequence ATGAAAACAATACAAATACAAAAATTTGGTGGTCCTGAAGTTTTAGAGTTAACAGATGTAGAAATTGGAAAACCAGGTCCAAAAGAGGTCTTAATAAAAAATTTATCTATCGCTGTAAACTATATAGATGTTTATCACAGAACGGGATTATACCCCATCCCACTTCCAAGTGGTATTGGGCTTGAAGCATGTGGAATAATAGAAGAAATTGGCTCTGAAGTAGATTTGTTTAAAGTTGGAGACAGAGTAAGTCATGCATCAATGCCTATAGGTGCTTATTCAGAAAAACAAATAATGCCACAAGAAAAATTAGTAATTGTTCCAGATGGAATTTCAAATGAAATTGCATCATGCATAGTGTTAAAAGGAATTACAGCAGAATACTTACTTCATAGAAGTTATGCAGCAAAGAAAGGTGATAAAGTATTATTTCATGCTGCAGCTGGTGGTGTTGGACAAATTTTATGCCAGTGGGCAAATGCAATTGGATGCACTGTAATTGGGACTGTTGGTTCAAAAGAAAAAGAAGCTATTGCTAAAAAAAATGGCTGTCACCATGTAATTAATTATACTGATACTAATTTTGTTGAAGAAGTTGAAAAAATAGTAGGAAAAAATGGAATTGATGTTGTCTATGATGGTGTGGGTACAAAAACTTTTGAAGGGTCTATTGAATGTTTAAAGATTAGAGGAATGATGGTAGCTTTTGGAAATGCATCTGGCTACGTTCATACACTTGATATTAAAAAACATATAAATGCTAAGGGTCTTTTTTTTACAAGACCTTCGATAGCACACTACACAGTAACAAGAAAAGAATTAGAAGACTCAGCTGCAAAAGTTTTTGATGCAATTTTATCAGGAAAAATAAAAGTAGAAGTATTTAAAAAATATTCTTTAAGTGAAGTAAAAAAAGCTCATGAAGATTTAGAGGCAAGATTATTAACTGGACCAGTGGTTATACTTCCATAA
- a CDS encoding CDGSH iron-sulfur domain-containing protein: MTKGQRAGNSAIAVEVEKGKSYYWCACGKSKNQPFCDGSHKGTEFNSVVYKAEETKKKFFCSCKQTDNQPFCDGSHNKK, encoded by the coding sequence ATGACTAAAGGACAAAGAGCAGGAAATAGTGCAATTGCAGTTGAAGTAGAAAAAGGTAAATCTTATTATTGGTGTGCATGTGGCAAATCAAAAAATCAGCCTTTTTGTGATGGCTCTCATAAAGGAACTGAATTTAACTCAGTCGTATATAAAGCTGAAGAAACTAAAAAGAAGTTTTTTTGTTCATGTAAACAAACAGATAATCAGCCTTTTTGTGATGGATCACATAATAAAAAGTAA